In Sandaracinus amylolyticus, the following proteins share a genomic window:
- a CDS encoding non-ribosomal peptide synthetase — translation MSERARIQKIVPLTPMQEGLYLESLRRPGDSSYVVQLRLACEGELDTGLFRAALSDVAREIEVLRTVFLVQGKLRQIVLEQRSLPCAFEDLSELDEPAREARIAEAIAAERREGFDLARKPLLRFRVFRTGPRQHEILSTNHHVILDGWSMGLLWGEILACYEARAQGRSPAPTSTLPFSRFVEWLGSRSSEDARAYWKRELADRPENRTWPRRASTGYVRAQRTLRIDPDRTAALRAFASSSGATVSSVVLAAWTLVLRAHADSDDVTVGAVVSGRAVDFEGAAQVVGLCIQTVPVRVSAPETTPIRELVRRVHQKVALAQRHGHVPLAEIQAIAGSDRGPLFDHLFVFENYPLPEALEAREGANDPRRVRISYRESVEQPHYDLNLICMDQGGLEVRFLYDASSLDAELVAQLERQLELVLARFAAVHHGTLGDAYPLAEDERLFLVDTLNATSSPYPRDATIDALVEARAAERPDAIAVTLGAHALTYRELVARSHAVAAMIADSPRAPVALLVETDSDVIAVLLGILRAGRAYLPIDPDYPAERIGLLLRDAGVRVAIAARRFLPVLAAAGFDGAVHVLEDAVTCAGSPTLRAHGATDDAYVLYTSGSTGTPKGCVVTHRNVVRLITGLEYAPLGPGDTLLQTGALAFDASTLEIWGALANGATLALASRDALLSAASLRARIVETGASTLWLTSPLFNKLVDDDPAIFPGVRRLLVGGDVVSPRHVARAMAANPGLVVVNGYGPTENTTFSTVHVLDHCDGESSIPIGRPIRQSTAYVVDRLGRPCPIGVPGELWVGGDGVARGYLSRPELTGARFVPDPFAKAATAYRTGDLARVRPDGAIEFLGRVDHQVKIRGLRIELGEVERHLAAIPDLDEVHVAARGDRADTKVLCAWYTSRRGVIPSSVREALRATLPAWAIPTHLVRVDVMPLTRNGKIDERALPEPGSVSSGVTTVAPSTPTEAVLLALWKEVLGVTHDDIGIEDDFFDHGGHSLRIVDLHAKITRRFGVVLPIAALFEARTVRTLASRVDIARSEAWSAIEPLADRHAAVPLSPAQRRMFIVDRLSHGSTAYNVTGGLRIEGIEITREQIQRVVDTLLVRHEALRTALVIEDGVPVQRVVEGVRAVVEYDECSEERVEDELRAMVRPFDLGRPPLVRWKLLRVGERRFVLLSDAHHAVLDGWSVSVLAREILAMLGGHELPAAPVQYRDFAAWQHRAIERGELAAQERAWIEELSGELPALDLPTDRPRPRERSFRGATHRFVIPPELATALRALARRDGSTLFMTLLAVFDALLVRTSGQSEVVVGIPVAARTHSDVRATVGAFVNMLPIRTALGEGATFAELLSTVRAKCLAAYDRQDTPFETLVERLTLPKDGARNPVFDAVFTLQAPFGEVSDGTIRIGEVELDSTTAKFDLTMIARERGATIDIAIEYSTDLFRGDRIERMASHFLTLAEAACAFPETPVDRLPMLTAGERRLVVETWNDRRDARYPSDRTAHAIFEERARRRPSHPALRFEGRTTTYGELDAQANRIARALADRGVRRGDVVALLVGRSPRMIAAILAVAKAGAAYVPLDPTSPRKRLEYMLVDSGARILVTESDLGDRVSFGKRLLLDVPGWEMLDATPPDVGAHATDLLQVMYTSGSTGKPKGVLLPHRGIIRTALNRSYLEIDPDDRLLQLSNYVFDGSTFDIFGALLNGATLVLVPEHVLKDVDRVGELVREERVTKFLATTALFNLLVERARPDLEGVRAILFGGQAVSAAHVQRAFDALGPGRLVHMYGPSETSVYATHHRVDVIDETLGTIPIGVPLDHTRVYVVDRHLAPQPIGVAGEIVVGGDALALGYLNRPELTEAAFVADPFVPRGVLYRTGDIGCWLPDGTLRFLGRRDHQVKIRGLRVETGEIETRLLDHPAMRAAHVAVRDDVLGNKSLVAYVVCERAVPSGDLRSFLAEELPDYMIPAAFVALPELPLTRNGKIDDSRLPAPTESPDAPAAQPARTASERTVAAIWSEVLGPAALDVQESFFDRGGNSLTLVRVHERLVESFPGLELRLVELFEHTTIERIAALIDERVGTAAPSRAARSGDPLADARARAMRREQMRARRRPRSGEADEEEAS, via the coding sequence ATGAGCGAACGAGCACGCATCCAGAAGATCGTCCCGCTGACCCCCATGCAGGAGGGCCTCTATCTCGAGTCTCTCCGCAGGCCGGGCGACTCCTCCTACGTCGTCCAGCTCCGGCTCGCGTGCGAGGGCGAGCTCGACACCGGCCTGTTCCGAGCCGCGCTCTCCGACGTCGCGCGCGAGATCGAGGTGCTCCGTACCGTGTTCCTCGTGCAGGGAAAGCTGCGCCAGATTGTGCTCGAGCAGCGCTCCTTGCCGTGCGCGTTCGAGGATCTCTCGGAGCTCGACGAGCCTGCGCGCGAGGCACGCATCGCGGAGGCGATCGCGGCGGAGCGCCGCGAGGGTTTCGACCTCGCGCGCAAGCCTCTCCTCCGTTTCCGGGTCTTCCGGACCGGACCGCGCCAGCACGAGATCCTCTCGACCAACCACCACGTGATCCTCGACGGCTGGAGCATGGGCCTGCTCTGGGGCGAGATCCTCGCGTGCTACGAGGCGCGCGCGCAGGGGCGCTCGCCGGCGCCGACGTCGACGCTTCCCTTCAGTCGCTTCGTCGAGTGGTTGGGCTCGCGATCGAGCGAGGACGCGCGCGCGTACTGGAAGCGCGAGCTCGCGGACCGACCGGAGAACCGCACGTGGCCGCGGCGCGCGTCGACCGGCTACGTTCGCGCGCAACGAACGCTGCGCATCGATCCCGATCGCACGGCCGCGCTTCGTGCGTTCGCTTCGTCGTCGGGCGCGACAGTGAGCTCCGTCGTGCTCGCCGCGTGGACGCTCGTGCTGCGCGCGCACGCGGACTCCGACGACGTTACCGTCGGTGCCGTCGTCTCCGGGCGCGCCGTCGACTTCGAAGGTGCGGCCCAGGTCGTCGGGCTCTGCATCCAGACCGTTCCCGTCCGCGTGAGCGCGCCCGAGACTACGCCGATCCGCGAGCTCGTGCGGCGCGTGCACCAGAAGGTCGCCCTCGCGCAGCGCCACGGACACGTCCCTCTCGCGGAGATCCAGGCGATCGCGGGCAGCGATCGCGGTCCGCTTTTCGATCACCTGTTCGTGTTCGAGAACTATCCGCTGCCCGAGGCCCTCGAAGCGCGCGAAGGCGCGAACGACCCGCGGCGCGTTCGGATCTCGTACCGCGAGTCGGTCGAGCAGCCGCACTACGACCTCAACCTCATCTGCATGGACCAGGGCGGTCTCGAGGTGCGCTTCCTCTATGACGCATCGTCGCTCGACGCCGAGCTCGTCGCGCAGCTCGAGCGTCAGCTCGAGCTCGTGCTCGCTCGGTTCGCCGCCGTGCACCACGGCACGCTGGGCGACGCGTACCCGCTGGCGGAGGACGAGCGCCTCTTCCTCGTCGACACGCTCAACGCGACCTCGTCGCCGTATCCTCGCGACGCCACGATCGATGCGCTCGTCGAGGCGCGCGCTGCGGAGCGCCCGGACGCGATCGCCGTGACGCTGGGCGCGCACGCGCTCACCTACCGCGAGCTCGTCGCGCGCAGTCACGCGGTCGCGGCGATGATCGCCGACTCGCCCCGCGCGCCGGTCGCGCTGCTGGTCGAGACCGATTCCGACGTGATCGCGGTCCTGCTCGGGATCCTCCGTGCCGGGCGAGCGTACCTGCCGATCGATCCCGACTATCCGGCCGAGCGCATCGGCCTCCTGCTGCGCGACGCGGGCGTTCGCGTCGCGATTGCCGCGCGCCGTTTCCTTCCTGTGCTCGCGGCCGCGGGCTTCGACGGCGCGGTGCACGTCCTCGAGGACGCGGTGACGTGCGCGGGCTCGCCCACGCTGCGCGCGCACGGCGCCACCGACGACGCGTACGTGCTCTACACGTCGGGGTCGACCGGCACGCCCAAGGGCTGCGTCGTTACGCACCGCAACGTCGTCCGCTTGATCACCGGGCTCGAGTACGCGCCGCTCGGTCCGGGCGACACGCTCCTGCAGACCGGCGCGCTCGCGTTCGACGCGAGCACCCTCGAGATCTGGGGGGCGCTCGCGAACGGCGCGACGCTCGCGCTCGCGTCGCGAGACGCGCTGCTGTCTGCGGCGTCGCTTCGCGCGCGCATCGTCGAGACCGGGGCGAGCACGCTCTGGTTGACGTCGCCGCTCTTCAACAAGCTCGTCGACGACGACCCGGCGATCTTTCCCGGCGTGCGCCGTCTGCTGGTCGGCGGCGACGTGGTCTCCCCGCGCCACGTCGCGCGCGCGATGGCCGCGAACCCTGGTCTCGTGGTCGTCAACGGATACGGACCCACCGAGAACACCACGTTCTCCACCGTCCACGTTCTCGATCACTGCGACGGCGAGAGCTCGATCCCGATCGGCCGCCCGATCCGCCAGAGCACGGCATACGTCGTCGATCGGCTCGGCCGTCCGTGTCCGATCGGCGTGCCCGGCGAGCTCTGGGTCGGCGGCGACGGAGTCGCGCGCGGCTATCTCTCGCGCCCCGAGCTGACGGGGGCGCGGTTCGTGCCCGATCCGTTCGCGAAGGCGGCGACCGCGTACCGGACCGGTGATCTCGCGCGCGTGCGGCCGGACGGTGCGATCGAGTTCCTCGGGCGGGTCGATCACCAGGTGAAGATCCGCGGGCTGCGCATCGAGCTCGGTGAGGTCGAGCGCCACCTCGCGGCGATCCCCGATCTCGACGAGGTGCACGTCGCCGCGCGCGGCGATCGCGCCGACACGAAGGTGCTCTGCGCCTGGTACACCAGCCGCCGCGGCGTGATCCCGTCGAGCGTGCGCGAAGCGCTCCGCGCGACGCTTCCGGCGTGGGCGATCCCCACGCACCTCGTGCGTGTCGACGTCATGCCGTTAACCCGCAACGGCAAGATCGACGAGCGCGCGCTGCCCGAGCCGGGCAGCGTCTCGAGCGGCGTGACGACGGTCGCTCCTTCGACGCCGACCGAGGCCGTCTTGCTGGCGCTCTGGAAGGAGGTGCTCGGCGTCACGCACGATGACATCGGCATCGAGGACGACTTCTTCGATCACGGCGGACACTCCCTCCGCATCGTCGATCTGCACGCGAAGATCACGCGCCGCTTCGGCGTCGTGCTCCCGATCGCGGCGCTCTTCGAAGCGCGCACCGTTCGCACGCTCGCGTCGCGGGTCGACATCGCGCGCAGCGAGGCGTGGTCCGCGATCGAGCCCCTCGCCGATCGGCACGCCGCGGTGCCGCTCTCGCCGGCGCAGCGGCGAATGTTCATTGTCGACCGCCTCTCCCATGGGTCGACGGCGTACAACGTCACCGGCGGCCTCCGCATCGAAGGCATCGAGATCACGCGCGAGCAGATCCAGCGTGTCGTCGACACGCTCCTGGTGCGCCACGAGGCGCTCCGCACGGCGCTGGTGATCGAGGACGGTGTGCCGGTGCAGCGCGTCGTCGAGGGCGTACGCGCCGTGGTGGAGTACGACGAGTGCTCCGAGGAGCGCGTCGAGGACGAACTTCGCGCGATGGTGCGCCCGTTCGATCTCGGCCGGCCTCCGCTCGTCCGCTGGAAGCTACTGCGCGTCGGAGAGCGCCGCTTCGTCCTGTTGAGCGACGCGCATCACGCGGTGCTCGACGGCTGGTCGGTCAGCGTCCTCGCGCGCGAGATCCTCGCGATGCTCGGCGGTCACGAGCTCCCGGCGGCACCGGTCCAGTACCGCGACTTCGCGGCCTGGCAGCACCGCGCGATCGAGCGCGGCGAGCTCGCCGCACAGGAGCGCGCGTGGATCGAGGAGCTTTCGGGCGAGCTGCCGGCGCTCGATCTCCCGACGGACCGCCCGCGCCCGCGCGAGCGCAGCTTCCGCGGCGCGACGCATCGGTTCGTCATCCCGCCCGAGCTCGCCACCGCGCTCCGCGCGCTTGCGCGGCGCGATGGCTCGACGCTCTTCATGACGCTGCTTGCGGTGTTCGATGCGCTTCTCGTGCGTACCTCGGGTCAGTCCGAGGTCGTCGTCGGGATCCCGGTAGCGGCCCGCACGCATTCCGACGTCCGCGCCACGGTCGGCGCGTTCGTTAACATGCTACCGATCCGCACCGCGCTCGGCGAGGGCGCGACCTTCGCGGAGCTCCTGTCGACCGTGCGCGCGAAGTGCCTCGCGGCGTACGACCGACAGGACACGCCGTTCGAGACGCTCGTCGAGCGCCTGACGCTCCCGAAGGACGGCGCGCGCAACCCGGTGTTCGATGCGGTCTTCACGCTGCAGGCGCCCTTCGGCGAGGTGTCGGACGGAACGATCCGCATCGGCGAGGTCGAGCTCGACTCCACCACCGCGAAATTCGATCTCACGATGATCGCGCGCGAGCGCGGCGCGACGATCGACATCGCGATCGAGTACTCGACCGACCTGTTCCGTGGCGATCGGATCGAGCGCATGGCGTCGCACTTCCTGACGCTCGCAGAAGCGGCGTGCGCGTTCCCCGAGACGCCCGTCGATCGACTACCGATGCTCACCGCGGGCGAGCGACGCCTCGTCGTCGAGACGTGGAACGATCGTCGTGACGCGCGCTACCCCAGCGACCGCACGGCGCACGCGATCTTCGAGGAGCGCGCGCGCCGGCGCCCGAGCCACCCTGCGCTGCGTTTCGAGGGCCGCACGACGACGTACGGCGAACTCGACGCACAGGCGAACCGCATCGCGCGGGCGCTCGCGGATCGTGGCGTGCGCCGCGGCGACGTGGTGGCACTGCTCGTCGGGCGATCGCCGCGCATGATCGCGGCGATCCTCGCGGTCGCGAAGGCGGGCGCGGCCTACGTGCCGCTCGACCCGACGAGCCCGCGCAAGCGCCTCGAGTACATGCTCGTCGACAGCGGCGCGCGCATCCTCGTGACCGAGTCGGACCTCGGCGATCGCGTCTCGTTCGGCAAGCGCTTGCTGCTCGACGTGCCGGGCTGGGAGATGCTCGACGCGACACCGCCCGATGTCGGCGCGCACGCGACCGACCTGCTGCAGGTGATGTACACGTCGGGCTCGACCGGGAAGCCGAAGGGCGTCCTGCTCCCGCACCGCGGCATCATCCGGACAGCGCTGAACCGCAGCTATCTGGAGATCGATCCCGACGATCGCCTGCTGCAGCTCTCGAACTACGTGTTCGACGGCTCCACGTTCGACATCTTCGGCGCGCTCCTGAACGGCGCGACGCTGGTGCTCGTCCCCGAGCACGTCCTTAAGGACGTCGATCGCGTCGGCGAGCTCGTGCGCGAGGAGCGCGTCACGAAATTCCTCGCGACAACCGCGCTCTTCAACCTGCTGGTCGAGCGCGCGCGGCCCGATCTCGAAGGCGTGCGCGCGATCCTGTTCGGTGGACAGGCAGTGTCGGCGGCGCACGTGCAGAGGGCGTTCGACGCGCTCGGCCCAGGGCGCCTCGTACACATGTACGGCCCGTCCGAGACCTCGGTGTACGCGACGCACCATCGCGTCGATGTGATCGACGAGACGCTCGGCACGATCCCGATCGGCGTCCCGCTCGATCACACGCGCGTGTACGTCGTCGATCGCCACCTCGCGCCGCAGCCGATCGGCGTCGCGGGCGAGATCGTGGTCGGCGGCGACGCTCTCGCGCTCGGCTACCTGAATCGACCCGAGCTCACCGAGGCTGCGTTCGTCGCGGACCCGTTCGTGCCGCGCGGCGTTCTCTATCGTACCGGCGACATCGGGTGCTGGCTGCCCGACGGCACGCTGCGATTCCTCGGCCGGCGCGACCACCAGGTGAAGATCCGCGGCTTGCGTGTCGAGACTGGTGAGATCGAGACGCGCCTCCTCGACCATCCGGCGATGCGCGCCGCGCACGTTGCGGTGCGCGACGACGTTCTCGGCAACAAGAGCCTGGTCGCATATGTCGTGTGCGAGCGCGCAGTGCCCTCGGGCGATCTCCGATCGTTCCTCGCGGAGGAGCTGCCCGACTACATGATTCCGGCGGCGTTCGTCGCGCTGCCGGAGCTCCCGCTCACGCGCAACGGCAAGATCGACGACTCGCGGCTCCCCGC